The Lycium barbarum isolate Lr01 chromosome 4, ASM1917538v2, whole genome shotgun sequence nucleotide sequence ctaaatatagataTGTGTGATTCTTTTTGGaatgattaaaaagaaaaaatagttACATAAATTGAGAGAGAGGGAGTACTTTTTAAAGAAAGATATTATATTGTGTTGATTATCTCATTAATCCCACTGTACGTAGGGAATATCAAAATATACTTCGTTGTAGGTTTTGCTCTCGCGCTagctacaattaaaaaaaaaacaataaaggCACAACTGCTTTCTCGCACCTAACGTCCCTGCTTCTTGCTTTCGAGTGATCCTTTTTCATTCTTGATGTGTTCTTACTATAGCCCAACTTAGAAACTGCAAATGAGCTTTTGGGTGATCTTCAATCGTTTTAGTTTTCAATACTTTTACTTTAGTTTGAGTAGATTTTATATGTTAGATAATGGTAATCCCAGTTTGTATAATTATGTATTTATAAAGTTCGTTGTTGGACCTTGTGATATTTTGGTTATGAAATAGTTAATTAATGATTAATTGTATTTCTAACATGCTTAAATTAGTTGTAGGTGAGCATCATTTGGGACAAAAGTTAGATTTTTGTGTAACTATTATGTGCAAATGAAGAAATTAGATAATGGGAAACTATTAGCTTAAAGCATATCAATATAAGACTCTGAAAAACAGAACATATTAAAAATAAGGCACCATCCCAAAATGTTTAAGGATAAGACGTTATTAAGACTTCTTTGAATGAATATGCAAGGAAAATATTTGAATTTTCTTCTACATTCAAATTTAAATAAGATgttatattaaaaaattcaaagcAAGTCTTCATTTGTATATGGGATTAATATTAACATATAAAGCATTAAAAAAAAGTTTACTACAATAAAAGATATCAATTGTCAAGTAGCTTTTTTACAATGATTGAAAGAATTTCAGCATTATGTATAGCTCATAGATGAGTGTAACTATTAAGGTAGTCTTCGATGATAAAATTTTAACCTCACTCGGAGTTTAAACCAAATTATACTAATTTATTATGATTAAGTTATAAATTAAAGAAATATTGTATaatcaattcatgttttgataAGCATATATATGAAGATGTGTGTTATGTATttattgacttggtataaatgctTGGGCGGATAAATTTTTACCATAGTTTAATTTCATAATTTTTGTTCTACAATACATTGTATAGGAAGCAAAATTACTACAAACTTTGTtaacataatttattttaatatgCTCAGATAAACAAGATAATAATTTTACATAATTAATTTCCTTTAATTTTAACCGCGCATCACGCGGGTATGAACACTAGTGACTAAAATACCCAAAAAGCTAGCCataaaatgaagaagaagaagaaggtggaGGAggataaactcaaaaaaataaaaaggaaaactaGTCCCTATGTGCACACCAAATCCAAATTGGAAAGGGAATAATCTTGGCGGCCCCTTAATTCCCTATAAGAACCCTAGAGTCCATACAAGTCAAGTcaaaaactttaaaaataaaaaataaaaaaaaataaaaaggaaacaaTTAATCATCAAGGGACGAAGATGATAATCCAAGAAGTAGATAATGGAAGAAGCAATAATGCTAGTTGTGGATGTTTTACGCAGCTTAATTTAAGAAGGAAGAATGTGTACGTGGTAGAGAAGGAGGTAAAAGACAAGTATTGAAAGATAATAAAAGAGATTTCACATGTCGCCAATAAGACGTTGATGATGATTAAACTATGTGGTTACAAGCAAAAAAGAAGGGTTTCCCATAGTTATGATCCAACAAAGCTAtgcacttaattttttttatttttttttaataaggtaacATTTGTATTTCATCCAAAAGTGTCAGCATATCAACTGCTGCTCAAGGTACTTTACAAGTAAAACCACAATTTGTGACCTGAGGTAAAAGTCAAATTACAATTTACATATTGCCTAGAAAACCTACCAAATCTCGTATCTCCCTCACTCTATCTTGTTTACACAAAAAATACAAGAGACTAAGACATTTTGTTTTAACTATCTGAATAGAATTTTCTTTGTCATCAAATTGTCTTGAGTTTCTCTCCTTCCATACTATCCACCAAATACAAGCTGGAATGGAATGGCTTGCCACCAATCTTTTTGTGCATTTCTTCTTCCAATTGCATAAGAGTTCTAAAGTTGATCTTGGTAATACCCAATTCACCCCAAGTATACAAAAGAACATGTGCCACGGATGTGCAGTTGTCTCACAATGAAGGAATAAATGCTCATTTGTTTCTGCATTTTTCCCACAAAATAAACATCTTGAGCATATCTGTAGACCTCTTCTTTGTAAGGCCTCTTGTGTAAGACAAGCCCTCTTCAAAACTAACCAAACAAAAGCAGAAACCTTATATGGAATTTTGACTTTCCAGATAAATTTCTAGGGCCAAATCAGTGATGGGTTCACAACCTTGTTTTTCTCCCAGTGATGGACCAAACAAAAGCTATGCACTTAATTTTGATAATGGGGAAAGTCGAATTACTCATTATGATAATCAACATTATGCTTATTTCGATTCTCCTTTTGCAGCTCCACATGCATCGTCAAACCATTCTCTAATCTAGTCTCATGATGGACGTACTACTGCTTTCACTTACGACATATATAATATAGTATTAAGTAGgaaattttagattttttttaatcTCAGGTTGGATATGTAGCCTTGTGaccaggggcggatccaccctaTGCCCAGGGGTGTCGTCCACCCCTTCgtcgaaaatatatatatatatatatatctgaaaaGCCAGAATACGTATATAAATTAAATAAATGACACTGCCTAAACAAACAGAAGCTCTTGGTCCGCTCGTTTGGTGCGTCGCTAGTTCAGTGGTCTCCCCGTGTTCGAGCCCCAGCAAGTGCACTACTGTAGCTTTTTTCCACGTTTTTTTTAattgtacttttaaaaaaaaaactgttgcTAGCAGGATTCGAACCTGCAATTCTTTGTCCAATTAGGAGAAAATAAACCAGTCCGACTAGGACTCAACTTAGGTAAAGTAGTCGACATTAAAGACTTGTCCAATGAGGAACTGGACACAATACTACACCTTAGAGCTAAACCCCGACGTCAAAAAGTAAGTGATTTTCTAATCTTCAACGTGCTAGCTGCTGCGTTTGCAATTTTTCTAATCTAAGTTTACTTTTTTCTTCCTCCCCTCTCAAATTAAATTCAATGGAGAGATATTTTTCTAAAGTATCTTCCAATCTTCCAAAATTAAGTTCAACATCTCAAAATCCTTCTAACTTAAGAGAAGGCGGCGTCAATGAATTGCAACGAGGCCGACAAAGTGAAAATGTTGATTTAAATTCCTTAGAATTGGATCCTGGGGAAAGATTAGCAATTCGAAAATATCATCCAAATGATCGTGATGCAATAAGAAGAGTGTATCTTCAAAACGGTCCTTTCCGACCTCGAAATCACATGTTTCCTCAAACAAATTTTATGGTGATTTTCGTCGTTTTAATTCTCAATGGTTTGATGAGTTTGATTGGCTGGAGTATAGTGTAACAAAAGATGCAGCATTCTGCTTCTATTGTTATTTGTTTCAAGATGAATGCATTAATCAAGGGGGAGGAGATGTATTTTCAACCATAGGGTTTACAAGTTGGAATAAGAAGCACAGTCTTAATGAGCATGTAGGTAAACCAAATAGTGTTCATAATCAATCAAGACAGAATTGTGAAGATTTGTTGAGACAAAAACAATCCATTCAAAGTGTATTTACTAAACCAACTGATCAACAAAAGTTAGACTATTGTACTCGTTTGGAAGCTGCAATTAATGTGCTAAGATATCTTTTGAAGCAACGATTGTCATTCCGGGGCCATCGTGAAGATATATCATCTTTTAATAGAGGTAATTATATTGAACTTCTTACATGGTATGCAAAACTATGTGATAATATTGGCGGTTCATTTAAAAAAGCTCCAAAGAATAATCAATTAACTTCTCCACACATTCAGAAGGATATTATCAGTGCATGTAAGATTGAAACAATAAAGTGTATAATTTAGGATTTAAATGATGATCACTTTTCCATCTTAGTTGATGAATCTCGCGATGTGTCATGTAAGGAACAAATGGCTATTGTTTTGTGGTACGTTGATAGAAGGGGAAGTGTGATGGAGCGATTTATTGGTATTGTTCATGTTCGTGATACTACTGCTTTGTCTCTAAAGAAAGGAATTGTTGGTTTACTTTCTCAACATTCTTTAAGTTCATCTTATATACGTGGACAATGTTATGATAGAGCAAGTAATATGCAAGGTGATGTAAATGGGTTGAAAATCTTGATGCAACAAGAAAGTAAAGGTGCTCATTCTATTCATTGTTTTGCTCATCAACTTCAATTAACTCTTGTTGCGATTAGAAAATGTGATGAAGTGAAAGAACTTTTATTGTTGGTTTCTGATATATTAAATATGGTGGGAGCTTCTTTCAAGCGTAGAGATGAACTTCGTGAAGCCTAAGCAGAAGAAATTGAAGAGGCATTACGTAAAGGTGAGCTTGAAACTGGTAAGGGTTTGAATCAAGAATTAGATCTTGCTAGAGCGGGTGATACTCGATGGGGATCTCATTACAAATCCTTTAAAAAATTTATTCTTATGTTTGGTCCTATCATTGATGTACTTGATGCTATTGCTGTTAATGCCCGTTTTGAAGAAAAATGTAGGGCAAAAGGATATCTTAGAGCATGTTTAGCATTTGAGGTTGTCTTCATGTTGCATTTCATGCACAATGTTTTAGCAATAACAAATGATCTGAATGCACCTTTTCAAAAGAAAGAGCAAGACATTGCAAATGCCATGTTACTTGTTGGAGTGGCAAAGGATCAATTGCAGCGACTAAGAGAAGAAGGTTGGAATTCACTTATTGATGAGGTATCTGAATTTTGTATCAAATATGATATTTCCATACCAAAATTTGATGAGTTTTATATTATCCTTGGAAGGTCACGTCGGAGAGTTGTTGATTATACTGTTTTACATCACTACCAAGtttatatattttataaaaattattgatTGGCAAAGACAAGAACTCAATAATCGTTTTGATGAGGTGACAACTGATTTGCTTCTTGGAGTTTCTTGCTTGAACCCAGTTGACTCTTTTTCTCATTTTGACATTGAAAAGATATTGAGATTGGCTGAGTTATATCCTGATGATTTTGATAAATACTCTATGGTGGACCTTCGTTTTCAGCTTGAGAATTACATTGTTGATGTTCGAGATTGTCACGACcagactaggggccgtgacaggtacccggggctaaccaccgagcactgctcgttctgttactcatcatactcatttaatgctcttttatcaaatttatactcaaatcataagaaaatcattttccatttgagaacataaatacttttatatacataagcctctcggctatcaaaatgataatatacacatatatacatatatacagtagtgaccttgtgagaccatataacccacactgcgcatctatgagcctctactggagtgctaaacataaggacgggacagaaccccgtcatgcccaaaacatatatttacatatataccaaaagaataatcaatggcacctccggaaaatggagtgctcttcaatcagctaatagctcctacgagtctgaatcaagctcacctctctgtctacctgtgggcatgaatacattatccaaagaaaacggacgtcagtacgaacattgtactgagtatgagaggcataaacaataatagtacgtcaatgagataaaggaagcatcaataaggaagcaactgtatatgactgtcacttataaaagaaatagcacatgctgacttacttcatatccatcatcatatcatgtatgtataaatgtataagttgcccgtccaaataggtacggtgtgataatatataagttgcccgtccatataggtacggtgtgataataataaacctgcgtccaggcctcccgcgtccggggtataatctcataccgcccactagtggtgtctgcccatgccatctggccatggtatATACGttgtccgccttagcggtgactgcccggccatataggcacggtgttatatcatcatcataatatgctcatcataatatgcacatcatagtatgctcatcataatacatgcataaagactcaaggacaactatactctgtcggagtgacgtaaggtcgtgaacccccgatttcattatggagcattcattgacattctgcctcaccttgaaggaattagcatataaggtgaatgTTTACAACAAaggacatcattaactttatagaaacatcatatcataaactctagaatctttagactcaagctcatcatcattattattaggctcataacgtatctcttatctcatatagttattcatgaacataaactcatagctttccggaatgtaggagaatcatgaagaggaaagaaaaggcatgctataggattcattccatagaaagaaatgactagcctcacattcctttttcatttaactgctctattgcttgctggttctcctttaatgctcacgtctttaccttcgaaagaattcgcattaacattagctaagcgattataaggAAGTGCTTActgaagctaaagaaaattgggcagtttttactttgtttatatgatttcctccatattccatatcaactcccaaacatccgtaacatcattcataatatcataaataacaatcatcatatatctacattatccacatttcacaatttcacttcaatttcctcataatcatggtcataattcactattacgttctttcacgtataatgctcattccatgttctaaatgtcattcataatctacttacaatcacaatatacccatattcatgattcattccaaattACTACttaacaatagcactattcccacatttatgacctattttctatattcttcaacaatccaagtgtttcaacttctaaatatcttaaacatcatgaaaatatcataaaacttaccttagatattgtaggaacaagccttgagtagcaatactcttcttgcaccaaaaaccctaactcacttcctttgaaatttcttggcttagatgactttaatgggtttcatactcttgattcttactagtttgatgaagttgatcatcaatttcctttgaattcttgtggatgaaatgtgtggaaccttctataggtcttgagagagatagaaaagtgtgggaatgaaataaatgaagtgggaacatcattatataattgaacttagttcagcccgtcgggacttccacggacactttcacggtccgtggaacacttcacggttcgtggaactggtcgtggttcaccactgccAGTCATCATCTCTGTTGGGTATTCCAcagaccaatatacggtccgtggatcATGGCCGTGGAACTCATAGCTTTTCCGAaattgttctcgtcgtttcgtttgatctccaatccttatacaaccttcttatcacgtgtttaatacttcattaatgatctaaacatccctataactcgtcctcaaaaccttaccaaacaatccttaacacaaaattttacggaacctttcctaaacctcacttatacttcaCTTGTCCTTATAAATTCTtatttcatataacttcaagatcttactgtatgcattctaaaaccactaattgtccgtcttataatcttaagaacttcctattatccttaagctcgcgttggttcattcactatgcgacgacatgaaatttctaaggtgtaacagaGATCATGATAAAAGGTTTTCCAATCTTAAGGGGTTTGTTAATCTTTCCAAGATACTCGCAGAGACGAAGAAGCATGGAACTTATCCTCTTGTGTTTCGACTTGTGAAATCTGCTTTACTTTTGCCAATTTCTACTGTTACAGTTGAGAGAGCTTTCTCGGCGATGAAGTTGATTAAGACAGATTTACGGAACAGAATGGATGATGAGCTTTTGAGTGGTTGTTTGGTGCCTTATATAGAAAAAAGAAGTATTTAGTACTATCTCTAATGAGGCTATTATGAATACATTTCAAAAGATGAAAACTCGTCGAGGAGAGTTGTAATAGTTTACCTGAATTATGTTTTATTCATACTTCGAATAGCAGTTTTATTAATATAACATTTTTATAtcatttattcattttttttaatatcgaCACCGCTTGCAAAATATCCTGCGTACGCCACTGCTTGTGACCCACTTGGCTGCATAAATTCAATTGTAACTATATACATGATTAATGAGCATTAATGCTAGGGCTCATGAGCCGACAGATTAATTAAGTTTATCTCATCCGTTGTTCTTGTGgccagtggcggagccaagatttccgccgagggggttcaaaatataaaaaagtaaacatacgaagaagcctaagggagttcaatatctactatatatacataaaaaaataattttaacattgTAAAAACAATGTTTTTTTtctgccgagggggttcggatgaataccctcggctctatgtggctccgccactgcttgtGGCATATGAATTGCTCGAAATATTCCCCTGAAACAAACTTTGTTAATTCCATAACTCAGATGATGGGTGATCGAGGTGACGACGTTTATCTTCTTTAATACTCCctcggatcaaaaaaagagtctacttagtcatttgcacactcTTTAAGAAAATACCAACTCCtagataaaaataggtaatttgactaaactacccctaattaaatacgcattgagatttgatcatataacacttaataggggaaaatctggaaaaaaaaaaaaaacaatgttaattctctcttgatttgataagtggacatttttttttacccaaaaaaaaaaaaggctaagtggactcttttttctatccggagggagtattaaatgGGCAGATTTTATGCCAGCCTTCTTTTTGACTGAAGGTAATTGGCATTTGCATTTGCTCGAGAAACACTTTCCTAATAATATGGCCCTTCCTTTTAGTGTTCACCGAGTAGGAAGTAAAAAAGCTGACAAAATAATCTCTACCATAGAGATTTTTTAAAACCCATTAAAACAGACATGAGGGAACattctttcattttttatttttattttttggtaaagAGACATGAGGGAACATTCTAATGTTGAAAAAAAACCAAAAGGGAAGTTCGACAACCTTTCATCTGCCCGTCGAGTAGGTTTGGAACTAATTGACATCGATTTATGAGTGCTTTTTCTTAATCGTTCAGAAACGATCCTTTTTTATCTACTTTCTATACaattagggctcgtttggtatgagggataaggataaataatcccgaaattatatttgagatgagttTGTCCCAAGTTTGGTGGGGATAAAATCACGGTATAACTAATTTCGGGATTAGTTATCCGGgaattgtagtgttattttatccatGTGGAAGGGTGGAACAACTAATCCTAGGATAAGTTATCCTGAGATAACTTgattccaaccaaacgaccccttagagtATAGGGGGACTCTAATGGGGATATTATTCAAGCTCAATCTAAGGAAATTGAAGGAAGTCCTAGTACCAACACTCAGATTGAAGCAATGGCAATTCTACAGGCTTTAAACTATATAGTGACTTTCCAAGTGGAAAGGATTCTTATAGAAACAGACTCTCTATTGCTTTAAAATATTGTGGAAAGGATATGGCAAGTGCCCTAACAGATTATCAGTATAGTAGAAAAGATATGGGAATTTATGAGAGGAAAGACTGATTATATCCCTATTTTTAGAGAAGGAAACAAACTAGCTGATTATCTAGCTAACTTAGCACTGGAGATGATGGAACATTTTCAGCTAACAACTTTCAAGAACTCAATATTCAAGGCAGAAGGATAGTGGATAGTGACAAATTAGAGGAACCATACTTAAGAATTAGACCATGCAGAAGAAGAGGATGACATGAGGGATAGGATACACGGGAAGTCCTCATGTTCAAATCCTCCGGAGTAGAACAATGAGGAATTTTTCAACTAACAGTATGCTCTTTTTTGCAGGTACACACAAGTAGGATATTCACAAGAAGAACACACAGAGAGGATATGCAGAAGCATTTTGAAAAACAAGAATATCAAAGTAAATTTTTTTACATAAATCACACATTCAGTACACATCATAGCTATCATCACAGGAAAACAAGTAACATGTGTTTTGAGTTTACTTTGAATCAATTGAGGGTTGGACTTGGTGCGGTATTAGTGTCAACTGATGCTCAATCGTCTATTGTCCAACTTTCAATTGAAAACAAAGTCAATTCAAAACGTGGGGAGTTCAATATAGAGTGTACTAGGATTGTCAGGTCATCATATGAACAGAAACAGGAAAATCCAACAACTACAAGCAACAAAACTTGAGAGAGCACTTCTAGCAGACCAACAACAACAAGTATAAACAAAAGCAAGAAGGAAGAGAGCAGAACTTACCAGTTTGAAAACTGGACGGGTGGAATTTGGAAGCAACTCAGGAAACGTCAGTATAGAGGGGTAAAACAAACTGGAAAAATCATCATGCAGCTCCGCAACAAGAAGTGGAACCGACAACAACAGAGGTTGACACCGAAACAAGAAAATCGGATCAATAGCAGCAAAATGGAGCTCAAAAGTCACAAAATAATGTCGAACTTTACAATAAAGATTGGAATAATAACTGATCTCAGGCGATTCAATGACAAGCAAAAACCAATTGGGATCCTAGACATGGAGGCGCAAAAGATTGGAATAATAACTGATCTATTTtttcctactttttttttttttttgcctgggTTTGGGCTTGGACCCATATTGGGCCTGAACATTTGCTTTTATTCATGAAAAAATAAAATGCCCAATGGGCGaccttaatttatttttatttaaaagaaaATGTGTATAAGGGGGATTA carries:
- the LOC132637612 gene encoding uncharacterized protein LOC132637612 codes for the protein MERYFSKVSSNLPKLSSTSQNPSNLREGGVNELQRGRQSENVDLNSLELDPGERLAIRKYHPNDRDAIRRVVTKDAAFCFYCYLFQDECINQGGGDVFSTIGFTSWNKKHSLNEHVGKPNSVHNQSRQNCEDLLRQKQSIQSVFTKPTDQQKLDYCTRLEAAINVLRYLLKQRLSFRGHREDISSFNRGNYIELLTWYAKLCDNIGGSFKKAPKNNQLTSPHIQKDIISAFDESRDVSCKEQMAIVLWYVDRRGSVMERFIGIVHVRDTTALSLKKGIVGLLSQHSLSSSYIRGQCYDRASNMQGDVNGLKILMQQESKGAHSIHCFAHQLQLTLVAIRKCDEVKELLLLVSDILNMVGASFKRRDELREA